The window AATGACGCGTCATTGTTTACAATCGAAACACTTCAACAAAATGACTCAGGAAATTATTCCTGTCGGGTACGAAACCGTTTTGGTCATGATATTCAATCGACTAGACTTGAAATCAAAGGTTtgacaacattttttttgtttgctttattttcattttttgttcgaaatttttttgaatattttcatcatcttattGAGAAAGATTTCGATTTTCAAATCTCGACCTACCTCTATGTGTATACATGTTATTCGTTGATCGAATAGCTTTATAAATAGCTTGTAGGACTTTATTGCTTCATTCATCATGTATCAATatggctttttttttctttcaatttaataTCGGTCACGTTGCTCCGGAAATTACTTTCCACACAAGACTTGCATACTATTATgaatgttcattcattcatacattctCTGCAATATgagtgtgtgtctgtgtttggTTGTCAAAAAAATAGGTAAATTGCTTTTGCGTTTGATTTTCTTACACTaagatggatggatagatgTGTGTAGATAGATAAATAGATTGATCTACGTTtggttatttgtttgtttattatggTTCATATCCAAAACGCGGCGTCTAGATCGccgtttcaattttttttttctttgctttcttttattttctggCTCTTAGATTTAGATTATTCACATTTCTTTCAGTACTCGAGTTTCTCGCATGTTTATGGCAAGAATAATGATTCTATTCGATATTATTTGGTTATTTTCCATATGTTTATCTCTTACTTTGGCTCAAGGTATCCAAATAGTTCTATTTATAACCTAATGCATATTTAATTGACTAATGCTAATTGAATTCTTAGCACCACAATTATTGCCATCATTTcgtgatcaaatcaatcagaaTGTTGGCAATAAATTCCGTCTTGTTTGTTCCATACAAAAAGGCATAGAACCCTTAGAATTTGAATGGTTTCGTAATGGTATCCGATTAATTACACAAACATCCAATGTTCACCTCgaatttggtgatgatttttccaatttaatCATAACTAAACTGTCAGAATTGGACAGTGGTAATTATACATGTCGTGTACAAAACGATTTTGGTTCAGATCAATGGTCTGTCAAACTAAATGTTCAAGGTGTGATGATTCTTTTACTACAAgcgccaaattttttttttcaatttgactATGACAATAATCACTAATGTTCTATGATTACTAATGAAtgagtttgaattttttttttgcttcaaatAGTACCACCAACATGGATAGTCGAACCGaaagacacacacaccaatGGTAAGGAAAATGTTCGAATGGAATGTAAAGCCGATGGATCACCCAAACCGACTATCAAATGGATCACATCAAAAGGTTTGCAGATTTATGATTAATGACTAATCTATTTAATCTATTTGTCGATCATTCAAATGTCAATTATTGAATACTACTAAAAGGAATCACAATCGAGTCTGAATATCTGGATGTCAATAAATATCGAACTGCCAATGTTGATACGTATGAATGTGTAGCTGATAACGGTGTTGGCGAACCATTACGAAAATCGATCAAAGTTTCTTTCATGGGCAAgtatttcaaaatcatcaatgtctAAAGATAAACATGAAATGTacttatttttcttttctactCATCGCTTAGTGCCCGTCAAATTTCACGAAAAGTTTGCTTCTTTAAAAGTAAAACGAAGCGAAAGTGTACGGCTAGAATGCAATGCTACTGGTGATCAACCGCTTACGGTACAATGGACCAAAAATAATGTCAAACTTGATAAGCTTGGATCCAAGTAtgtcactttttttctttcacgattttttttttcattgaaaaacattattcattcagCTATGAAATCATCGATACGAACACTGATGATGGAATTCGATCCGAATTGTTCATTCAGACTAGCCAGACTATGACAGATGATGCACACACTTCCATTTATAAATGTTTTGTCGAAAATGAACATGGTAAAGATGAACGAACTATTCGATTGGAAGTTGTGGAAGTGCCTGGTATGCcaaaaaatgttcatgtcAAAGAGGTTTGGTCTCGGACAGTAAGCTTATCATGGTCAGAACCATTCAATGGTAATCTCCCAATACAAAAATATACGGTTCAATATTGGCGTTATCAAAGTGCACCACATCGTCTTAACGAAGTTTTTGTTCCCGGATCACAAACATCCTTCTTCCTCAAAGATCTAAGCCCTGGTCAATCGTATGAATTGAGTGTAATCGGTAAAAAATAACATGgtaatttttcatccatttacgttttgtttccatattttttggtagctgaaaatgaaatcggTAAAGGTGCGTCATCAGCACCGGTCACATTTACAACCGGTGAGGAAGAACCTTCTGCTCCACCGAATGACATTTCACTTGAATCGATGGGACCCTCAACGGTCAGATTGGTCTGGCGATCACCACCAATCGAAAATTGGAACGGAGAAATCACAGGCTATTATGTTGGATATCGTAAAGCTCGGGACAATAATTCACCCTATGTTTATATAACTGTACCTACATCTGCAGCCAGTCGTGATTCAAATCAAGCACAAAAAACACGACCAAAAGAGATAACATTTCATGAATATTTTCTACGGCAATTAAACAAAGGAACTGAATATAGTGTCGTAGTCAAGGCTTATAATTCGGCTGGAAGTGGTCCACAATCACATCCGATGGTTGCACATACATTCGATGGTGATTTACCACCTGCATTCCAATTGAATGTTATCGACAATACGGAGGAGACAATTTCGTTACAATGGTACCAAAAATTACCTCACTCTAATTATCCACAATCAGCTATTTCCGGATATACTATTCATTATCGGAAAGAAAATGAAGCCAAATGGAAAGAAGTACCCatcagtaataataatgcaaaTCAGCCAACGGTCGatccaaattcatcattcaattcatattcatttgtattgGAGAATCTGGAACACAATGCAAAGTATATGATCTATCTGGTGGCTATTAATCGTTTCGGTGTTGGTGACCCAAGCAATGTGATCACAGCACGTACACATAATGGTAAATATACTTTTTTGGATCATATGAACTTTCTTCCAAATTAGCTACAAAAGTGCTAACTTTTTCATACAAAATTATGTTTGTTAAGGAAATTCTTCACATGTTTAATTTTGAGGGGGAAAAGTTCAACTTTTACTGCTAATTGGAGAGAAAGTTCACATGATCCCTTTTGAATTCgtcattttttctcaattttttcccaACTAAAGGAATGGCCGTAGTATCGCATGAAGTCATACGACGTTTTCATGGCgctaattattatttagaaCCATTGTTTTTATGGCCATTACTTTTTGCATTggtaatcattataatcgtTATGATCGTTGCATATGTATGCATTCGTAAGACAAGAAATGAAAGCGATAATCCCTGTAAGTGTATATAAAATATATGTTTAAATGATTTCCGGGATTTATCTTTCAAGAATCCAATCGAAATCCTTGACATTGCGCAAATatgatgtgtgtgtcaaTGAATAGTCAAAtagtgtgtatgtgtttatcacggattttttctttcgttcttgtttattttttttcgtttagtCAACTTGGATGCAGCTACTCTGAATAAACGTCTGTCAGCTGCATACAACGTAGGAACCACCCCTCGTTATGCTGATTTCGAAAAGACGGCCAATAAAACATTGTTGATGAGCATCGACGGACAACCACCAACTTCGGCTACTGCTGGCTATCCAACACCATATGCAGCTTCGGTTAGTTTGTGGAACATTTTGAGTTTGCGTAAATAAGAGTCCAATAGTCAATTCAGTTCAATCGAAAGATCATTATCTAGCTACCAGGACCATTTTACTCGATTTAGGCTTTAGGCTTAGTGAGTGTTGACCAAATATTAAATGGTCCAGGCATTTATCTACAGTTCTCTTAtttgaaaagcaaaaaaaaaatgatttatgaaCACACTAACATTCAAGATACAATTAAGTAACCggaaaaagataaaatatAATATTCTAAAACTAAAAATATAGAGCAAATTAGATTCATGTTTCAGAGTTTATttcgttgattgattgacgtCCCGGTCAACAGTCTAAATtagaatataatataataatccaattgatcgatcgattgatggagattttccatcaaatccaaatacaaacattaaatcaaaatctcattcgattcttttattttttttttctcataaatTTCAGACACCATGGGAACGACCATTGCCAAATCCACagacaatgaaaaaagatgGCCACATCTATGATCATCCTCAATaggaaatgaataaaaaagcaTCTCTTTTCGTCAAGAATCTCAAAGTCGATTCTGATCTCCAAatacacaaaaacacacaccaATTTCAACATGACATTCTTATGAACATCAATATAAAGTCGCTCAAATATATTTGTCGTTTAATTTTACGGCCATATACGTAGCGTATAGAATACTCGCACGAATATTCTCTCACTTTTTTGGCCCCCTAATACtcctctttttctttctggcttgttatttgtttcatcattttttcttcacagtCGCCATCCTTTGAATTTGCAGCTAATAGTCTTGCctaaattttattcttttttcattttgaaaacttCCAATTCTTACagtaggattttttttgtgatatttttatgatgctattttttttttgtttttttcctgataTTCTTTCGTTTCTTGTGTCttttaaataataacaatgataataaaatctgatttaaataatttttggttttcattcattattatattaccATTACAATATAAAATTTAGGGCGTAGATGTTtcctaaatttttttcaaagatcaataaaaaacattgtaTATGAACGGTAACCATATGTTCGACATGCGCAAATATAAAACAACTCACACGTTATATATTTCATTCGACAATAGAGGCCGACACTGGACGGTAAGCTTTTCGATTAGTTTGCAGAGCTATCTATCGAGTAGATTAAAaagttatatttttttaaaaaatatattttccCTCTTCGTTGGAGACATATTGCATTGGATGAAATTTTGTTAGATCAGAAATTAAAATCgaagaaaataatatttttctcattttataGTTGCAATAAATATGAGGTCATTTAATTagcatgaaattttttttacaattacaatcatttttgaaaatattaaataaataaatatatgaaagCATGAATGATAGGAATTGATTGAACCAATCagttgaataaaattaaaaaatgatgcaCTTATGTACacgaaaaatatgaaaaagtgaactcattgaatttgaatcaataaataatatgtagtttttgatgatatctATTTGAGAGAATATCACTTGCTATGGATTAATTGAATTCTAAAAGATCATATTGAGGGCTCCCTGTAGAATGTCTAAAACATTAACCATACAATCATCGTATTGTGCAGCGCAATTGGCATTCTCACCACGTCCATAACGTGCAGCCAATTGATATTTTGATACGATTTTATTTGCATCTTCTGCATCCAAATATGGCCTATATGATTTGAGAAGTATCTATGTCATCATATGATTacacaaatgaaatttcaatacTTACGGAAAGAATAGTTGTATAATTAAACCGACGGcaccatatttttttggttgattatGAGCCTCACAAATCGATCGTTTCATACATTCTTGAGCATCCAAACGAGGTATACTTGGCAGATCATCAACAGATCGTTCCACCCAGCCCATCAATGATTCAGAAACTCCAACTAATCGATGTGTAATCAAACGCGATAATGATCCATTACCATTTTCTGAATTTATTGTTCGACCAATGGCCATTGTCAGATTGGTTAAGCCACGAACCACTTTTCCAATGTAGGTCGGTAAATCCGTAAATATTCGTCTTCGACCATTACGATAGTTCCATAATTCATTCCACGTTGGTATTAGAAATGATTCTTTCACCAAACGATTCAATATGATTAAGCCTTTTTGATGGTTATAATGTGAATAATCCGGAACCGGTAATTTTGACGGTGGTAATAAATGCTCTGCAGAAGATTGAACAGTGCCACTATTTATAGACGGCGATGATATTTtgtctagaaaaaaaacagatacATATTTTGATAAATGATTTGTATTTTGAATGTCTGCATGTGGGCATGTGAAGGCAAACAAATAGATTTCAGGTCAAGATGTTTTAACTgggatgaaagaaaaaatatccacaaatattcgaaaaattGGTGAGAGCTTAGCTAAAATCAATCTGGGCTACTaacaatcaatcacaataatcatagacagatatttttttaatacttactttgatttgaattctgaTTCAATTTGGTTGTAAATTTAGCCGTACGCATCGAATGTATAACGGGTGGATATGCAAATCGTCGAAGAACTAATGAATTGATCGGATTAGGATGTTGTCGTTGAAGTTGCCGTTGATATATGGCATCAACACCGATTACGATTGCAACcgatataatgatgatgatgataatatttagAAAATGTAAAATATATCGACTAattaacattttgttttgtttagtatcaaatattcaatgataaagatgaaatAAATAGCAACAATTTGGTATACAAATAATTCATGACATTCCacaagcacacacacatgaaacaAAGAACtctaaacacaaaaaaatgtcaaagcTGAATAAAactaatttttatttgcagctacacttgattttttttctgacaaGAATGAATAATGGCGATTATGAAGGACAGTTGTGAATCGAATGGTCAAAATATTCGGATTGCACACTAAATAACGGTAACAACAAACCAGCAGTAACAAATACCGTTATATCGTATGTGACCATCAGAAAGCCACTACTGACCGCCATCGGCAACCGAACCGGCAATCATGTTCGTAGTGGTTGGTCTTTCTCTCTATctaatttttaatcaaaattatgCACAGTAAATTATTTCAAGTTCAAGGTAATATGGATGGTACAAAAAGGCCAACTATCTCATccaacgaacaaaaaaaaaagaaaaaaagaaaaataaaaccagaTATACCTGAGCCGTGATGATCGTATGAACACCTGTATGTATTATTTCTTATTCGCGAAATACTtttttaccaccaccatcatcatcatcaagattgtTCATGTTTTCCATTATCATGAGATCTTTACTCTTTCATTTAACTCGACttattttgaaaagaattcttatctttgaacaaaataaaagaaaaaaaatttaaaaaaaaactattaaaatagatgatgaattcTAAATTGGAATATTGGTAAAATCCACTGAtcataatgttgataatgatgatcattgatcattattgtcattcGAATTGGCTCATATAAAAAGTTCAATAACCTGctcattcttttttatttaaatactagtgttttttttgtgtccaTCCGATTggacatttatttttaatttagtTGTCTATGTTTGTCGGTCAATGTCAGCATTGGTACTAGTAGATATTATCAACATATATCCAAGCAAaatctttgtgtgtgtgtgtgtgtgtgtgtgtgtgtgtgtgtgtgtaatgtaAAAACACGAAGgaagaaaagaatttgtttgGACAAAGTTGTCCATCATGTCCACAtcctgatgataataatgttgaatgtTGATGGGCAACAAGTGACTGCCACTGCTATTTACTTGTTTTTTTACGACCATCATATCTGTCTGTATCACTGAGTAAACATTTTTGAACAACAGAATAGGAtaaattgtcattatttttcaatgatacaACGAATGAATTGCATCCATTTTATATGATAGTAATAATAAGATACTCTAATCATTCTATTGTAGATTGACTTGAAAGTTGgtcattgttttttgctgttgAATTCTTATAATTTACCAACTACCTAACTACATATCACCCTCAATAACTCAttaggtcatcatcatcatcatcatataaaccATGCCCATCATAAAATACATAGAACGCTTATTTTAATTaggattttttcatcttccggctggatgatgatgatgctataCAGTGAAAAAGAACATCTCGCTCTCTCTTTTTTATATATCGTTCGAGGGTTTGCCAGAATTAGGACATTTGAAGGATTGTCCCGTTATGAATTCTTATCGCGCTTCTATACACGGATAATAATGCAATTTAATCCTGTTCAACTTTCAACAAGTTTGAACAATGAATTTGTgtttatttggaaaaaatagtAAGACATAAAATATAGGGTAAGATGATTACAAGCATGttgtcaaaataataataacaacatcGTTGTACACATAATAAAAACATCTTCGTggtagtcatcatcataggcTTCAGATAGATACAATAATAAGGGTTCGGTTCGATTTCgcgaaaaaataaagttaGACGGTAGAAGATAATAGCCATTCAGTTAaggttcatttcattccttATTTGTTCGATCGGTCAGCAATgattgctgttttttttctgacaatTCAGCATGCCATTATTTAACGTTAGTAAGCcatttgctgttgttgttggtgttgtcggcgatgatgaattgaacgATCATCTTGTGTACAATccgattgttgatgatcatgttgtacggttttattcaatgtttcGTGATCAATATATTTCGATGCTCTTGTTTCTGAAATTTTCTTGAACATTATTTGACATAGTTTATttaaatcataataatggttCCAATTCCAATCATGACGAGCTGCCTCATCATTCAATGCTTGTGGCCATGTATCAGCTTAATGTTGGTTGACAAGTCAAGTAAGCAATAAATAATAAGGTTGAATGAAGGAAATTTTAGATTAGATAATTGAAGCATTATTAATCAAGACATTAAAATAGTCATGTTATCACCTACCGATGGCTTGACGAGCGTCAATGGAAAATCGAATCTCAAAATTGGGAATGTATTGCCTAATGGCCTTAGCCAATTCAATTGGTGTAAAATCCATCGCATGAATATTATATGTCCGTTGTTGTAAACATTGCTCAGGTGCTTCCATCAATTCTACAATTGATCGTAGACAATCATCTATATACATCATAGGTAGACGAGCATCTGGTTTCAAATAACATTCATATGATCCACTATCATAGGCTTGATGAAATATATCAACAGCATAATCAGTTGTACCACCACCAGGCTGTGAATCAGCTGAAATTATGCCCGGAAGTCGAAGAGAACGAAAatccaatttgtttttgtggttaaaatactaataatattcatgttattattatgaacaaaaaaaacataatgacACAATCATTTACCTCTCCAAGCAGTTCTGCATGAACTTTAGATACCCCATATATTGTTTTGGGTCTTTGAATACAGAAATCCGGTGTCGGAATGTTACGTGGAGATTCAGGACCAAAAGCACCAATAGTGCTTGGAACAAAAACGGATAGTTTATGTTTTTGAGCTACTTCAAAAACATTATGTAAGCCACCAATGTTCACTTGGATAGCTCgtgatacatttttttcaccaacaGAACTGAGCAATGCACTGAAATGAATAATCCAATCGATTCCATATTGAACGACAGCCGATTCAATACTTGTGCGATCCAAAACATCGATAAATGTAAATGGTCCCGATGCAATTACATCGGATTGTGGTTTAACAATATCAGTCATTATCACATTATCTCGGCCATAACGATTTCGTATAAGTTTTGCCAAACCGAAACCCAATTGTCCGAAacttcctgtttttttttcattggataTCAATGTTTTCACATGAAGAaggatgattatgatatcaAACATACTAACCTGTGATTAGTACACGAGGTTTATTCGGCGAATATGTTACggttgaataatttttattgcaACTTGTCGACGATGCTGCTTGTTCattggaaattgaatttatcgaCCGATGATTTAATAGAAAACGGCTATAACGAATATCGttcagaaattttttggtATGATTTACATTCACGcgaatgaataaagaattgGCACttgatttgaacattttttctttgttcttATTTAATTGTTTGTCACAATTGTTAGAAACTAAAAAACTTTTATGTTGATTAAGAAAGAAATGATGTGTCAAGACGTCCAAGTCTTTTCATGTAATGAACTAAAATTGGTCAATTGCATCagcttttcatcatttaatatCAAAGATTGAGAACAATTATTGGCTAATTTTGTTCCTCtcttgttgatgaaattagAGATCGCCTATAGGCTGATGCTGATACgatcattcgattcataaATTAaccaatcgatcgatcaatcaatcaacc of the Dermatophagoides farinae isolate YC_2012a chromosome 1, ASM2471394v1, whole genome shotgun sequence genome contains:
- the LOC124492787 gene encoding cell adhesion molecule Dscam1-like isoform X4; its protein translation is MFMARIMILFDIIWLFSICLSLTLAQAPQLLPSFRDQINQNVGNKFRLVCSIQKGIEPLEFEWFRNGIRLITQTSNVHLEFGDDFSNLIITKLSELDSGNYTCRVQNDFGSDQWSVKLNVQVPPTWIVEPKDTHTNGKENVRMECKADGSPKPTIKWITSKGITIESEYLDVNKYRTANVDTYECVADNGVGEPLRKSIKVSFMVPVKFHEKFASLKVKRSESVRLECNATGDQPLTVQWTKNNVKLDKLGSNYEIIDTNTDDGIRSELFIQTSQTMTDDAHTSIYKCFVENEHGKDERTIRLEVVEVPGMPKNVHVKEVWSRTVSLSWSEPFNGNLPIQKYTVQYWRYQSAPHRLNEVFVPGSQTSFFLKDLSPGQSYELSVIAENEIGKGASSAPVTFTTGEEEPSAPPNDISLESMGPSTVRLVWRSPPIENWNGEITGYYVGYRKARDNNSPYVYITVPTSAASRDSNQAQKTRPKEITFHEYFLRQLNKGTEYSVVVKAYNSAGSGPQSHPMVAHTFDGDLPPAFQLNVIDNTEETISLQWYQKLPHSNYPQSAISGYTIHYRKENEAKWKEVPISNNNANQPTVDPNSSFNSYSFVLENLEHNAKYMIYLVAINRFGVGDPSNVITARTHNGMAVVSHEVIRRFHGANYYLEPLFLWPLLFALVIIIIVMIVAYVCIRKTRNESDNPFNLDAATLNKRLSAAYNVGTTPRYADFEKTANKTLLMSIDGQPPTSATAGYPTPYAASTPWERPLPNPQTMKKDGHIYDHPQ
- the LOC124492787 gene encoding cell adhesion molecule Dscam1-like isoform X7, with the protein product MNCVLKLLILCLSIYTNILDASSNDVPIISKIVSTHMSQSQGSMLNIMCPISTGSQLITFKWFKNNIEIKHENHHVSIENKPSFSVLMIQELEPDDSGNYSCVASNPFGIDVQWTLLQVKVPPTWIVEPKDTHTNGKENVRMECKADGSPKPTIKWITSKGITIESEYLDVNKYRTANVDTYECVADNGVGEPLRKSIKVSFMVPVKFHEKFASLKVKRSESVRLECNATGDQPLTVQWTKNNVKLDKLGSNYEIIDTNTDDGIRSELFIQTSQTMTDDAHTSIYKCFVENEHGKDERTIRLEVVEVPGMPKNVHVKEVWSRTVSLSWSEPFNGNLPIQKYTVQYWRYQSAPHRLNEVFVPGSQTSFFLKDLSPGQSYELSVIAENEIGKGASSAPVTFTTGEEEPSAPPNDISLESMGPSTVRLVWRSPPIENWNGEITGYYVGYRKARDNNSPYVYITVPTSAASRDSNQAQKTRPKEITFHEYFLRQLNKGTEYSVVVKAYNSAGSGPQSHPMVAHTFDGDLPPAFQLNVIDNTEETISLQWYQKLPHSNYPQSAISGYTIHYRKENEAKWKEVPISNNNANQPTVDPNSSFNSYSFVLENLEHNAKYMIYLVAINRFGVGDPSNVITARTHNGMAVVSHEVIRRFHGANYYLEPLFLWPLLFALVIIIIVMIVAYVCIRKTRNESDNPFNLDAATLNKRLSAAYNVGTTPRYADFEKTANKTLLMSIDGQPPTSATAGYPTPYAASTPWERPLPNPQTMKKDGHIYDHPQ
- the LOC124492787 gene encoding cell adhesion molecule Dscam1-like isoform X10 — translated: MLTNISVPPTWIVEPKDTHTNGKENVRMECKADGSPKPTIKWITSKGITIESEYLDVNKYRTANVDTYECVADNGVGEPLRKSIKVSFMVPVKFHEKFASLKVKRSESVRLECNATGDQPLTVQWTKNNVKLDKLGSNYEIIDTNTDDGIRSELFIQTSQTMTDDAHTSIYKCFVENEHGKDERTIRLEVVEVPGMPKNVHVKEVWSRTVSLSWSEPFNGNLPIQKYTVQYWRYQSAPHRLNEVFVPGSQTSFFLKDLSPGQSYELSVIAENEIGKGASSAPVTFTTGEEEPSAPPNDISLESMGPSTVRLVWRSPPIENWNGEITGYYVGYRKARDNNSPYVYITVPTSAASRDSNQAQKTRPKEITFHEYFLRQLNKGTEYSVVVKAYNSAGSGPQSHPMVAHTFDGDLPPAFQLNVIDNTEETISLQWYQKLPHSNYPQSAISGYTIHYRKENEAKWKEVPISNNNANQPTVDPNSSFNSYSFVLENLEHNAKYMIYLVAINRFGVGDPSNVITARTHNGMAVVSHEVIRRFHGANYYLEPLFLWPLLFALVIIIIVMIVAYVCIRKTRNESDNPFNLDAATLNKRLSAAYNVGTTPRYADFEKTANKTLLMSIDGQPPTSATAGYPTPYAASTPWERPLPNPQTMKKDGHIYDHPQ
- the LOC124492787 gene encoding cell adhesion molecule Dscam1-like isoform X2, which codes for MFTLLLNVNVICNCSIMYLMIISIILSSFISFISCTSVPSLGHFKPSESLNVGHKFKLFCYPLAGVPQFQFEWFKNGHPLSSSPSNNHYIIEEINDASLFTIETLQQNDSGNYSCRVRNRFGHDIQSTRLEIKVPPTWIVEPKDTHTNGKENVRMECKADGSPKPTIKWITSKGITIESEYLDVNKYRTANVDTYECVADNGVGEPLRKSIKVSFMVPVKFHEKFASLKVKRSESVRLECNATGDQPLTVQWTKNNVKLDKLGSNYEIIDTNTDDGIRSELFIQTSQTMTDDAHTSIYKCFVENEHGKDERTIRLEVVEVPGMPKNVHVKEVWSRTVSLSWSEPFNGNLPIQKYTVQYWRYQSAPHRLNEVFVPGSQTSFFLKDLSPGQSYELSVIAENEIGKGASSAPVTFTTGEEEPSAPPNDISLESMGPSTVRLVWRSPPIENWNGEITGYYVGYRKARDNNSPYVYITVPTSAASRDSNQAQKTRPKEITFHEYFLRQLNKGTEYSVVVKAYNSAGSGPQSHPMVAHTFDGDLPPAFQLNVIDNTEETISLQWYQKLPHSNYPQSAISGYTIHYRKENEAKWKEVPISNNNANQPTVDPNSSFNSYSFVLENLEHNAKYMIYLVAINRFGVGDPSNVITARTHNGMAVVSHEVIRRFHGANYYLEPLFLWPLLFALVIIIIVMIVAYVCIRKTRNESDNPFNLDAATLNKRLSAAYNVGTTPRYADFEKTANKTLLMSIDGQPPTSATAGYPTPYAASTPWERPLPNPQTMKKDGHIYDHPQ
- the LOC124492787 gene encoding cell adhesion molecule Dscam1-like isoform X6; amino-acid sequence: MASISNFIISVIILFLLSSDSIETSPSPPKLFDLPKRIELQENFDYTVACNLVSGIKPVMFYWSKNGHKISEKQFQIDQSSHSFTSLILKEIKRNDSGTFTCTAQNQYGIDSTSTELFVQVPPTWIVEPKDTHTNGKENVRMECKADGSPKPTIKWITSKGITIESEYLDVNKYRTANVDTYECVADNGVGEPLRKSIKVSFMVPVKFHEKFASLKVKRSESVRLECNATGDQPLTVQWTKNNVKLDKLGSNYEIIDTNTDDGIRSELFIQTSQTMTDDAHTSIYKCFVENEHGKDERTIRLEVVEVPGMPKNVHVKEVWSRTVSLSWSEPFNGNLPIQKYTVQYWRYQSAPHRLNEVFVPGSQTSFFLKDLSPGQSYELSVIAENEIGKGASSAPVTFTTGEEEPSAPPNDISLESMGPSTVRLVWRSPPIENWNGEITGYYVGYRKARDNNSPYVYITVPTSAASRDSNQAQKTRPKEITFHEYFLRQLNKGTEYSVVVKAYNSAGSGPQSHPMVAHTFDGDLPPAFQLNVIDNTEETISLQWYQKLPHSNYPQSAISGYTIHYRKENEAKWKEVPISNNNANQPTVDPNSSFNSYSFVLENLEHNAKYMIYLVAINRFGVGDPSNVITARTHNGMAVVSHEVIRRFHGANYYLEPLFLWPLLFALVIIIIVMIVAYVCIRKTRNESDNPFNLDAATLNKRLSAAYNVGTTPRYADFEKTANKTLLMSIDGQPPTSATAGYPTPYAASTPWERPLPNPQTMKKDGHIYDHPQ
- the LOC124492787 gene encoding cell adhesion molecule Dscam1-like isoform X8, producing the protein MNDKMFFFKFFTFFSIISITISDPPKLLPFNVDLQELVENITYPLTCVLISGSKPIFFDWYRNDEKVAERLNVKIDNQDRISLLSLTNVQTSDSGKYECYAKNQFGQDSIVTNILVKVPPTWIVEPKDTHTNGKENVRMECKADGSPKPTIKWITSKGITIESEYLDVNKYRTANVDTYECVADNGVGEPLRKSIKVSFMVPVKFHEKFASLKVKRSESVRLECNATGDQPLTVQWTKNNVKLDKLGSNYEIIDTNTDDGIRSELFIQTSQTMTDDAHTSIYKCFVENEHGKDERTIRLEVVEVPGMPKNVHVKEVWSRTVSLSWSEPFNGNLPIQKYTVQYWRYQSAPHRLNEVFVPGSQTSFFLKDLSPGQSYELSVIAENEIGKGASSAPVTFTTGEEEPSAPPNDISLESMGPSTVRLVWRSPPIENWNGEITGYYVGYRKARDNNSPYVYITVPTSAASRDSNQAQKTRPKEITFHEYFLRQLNKGTEYSVVVKAYNSAGSGPQSHPMVAHTFDGDLPPAFQLNVIDNTEETISLQWYQKLPHSNYPQSAISGYTIHYRKENEAKWKEVPISNNNANQPTVDPNSSFNSYSFVLENLEHNAKYMIYLVAINRFGVGDPSNVITARTHNGMAVVSHEVIRRFHGANYYLEPLFLWPLLFALVIIIIVMIVAYVCIRKTRNESDNPFNLDAATLNKRLSAAYNVGTTPRYADFEKTANKTLLMSIDGQPPTSATAGYPTPYAASTPWERPLPNPQTMKKDGHIYDHPQ